A portion of the Phycisphaerales bacterium AB-hyl4 genome contains these proteins:
- a CDS encoding CDP-paratose 2-epimerase — protein MMTQSAGPGYVLRSGQSFQEPVDRLFDFFCSPANLERITPGWLNFRILPPSPTDVTQGTRIAYRIRLYGVPMNWLTEITAWQPPGRFVDTQVAGPYKRWVHEHVLKVENGLTVMEDTVRFLSAGPSLLLPTIHRMFVNPRVQAIFNFRQQCLRELFRCHTMSPVTIERETKGLVSN, from the coding sequence ATGATGACTCAATCTGCTGGACCGGGTTATGTGCTGCGGAGCGGTCAGTCGTTTCAGGAACCTGTGGACCGACTGTTTGATTTTTTCTGTTCGCCCGCGAATTTGGAACGGATCACCCCGGGCTGGCTGAACTTTCGCATCCTGCCGCCTTCGCCGACGGACGTGACGCAGGGAACGCGGATCGCTTACCGCATTCGTCTTTACGGTGTTCCGATGAACTGGCTGACTGAGATTACCGCATGGCAGCCACCTGGCCGGTTCGTGGACACGCAAGTTGCCGGGCCTTACAAGCGTTGGGTTCATGAGCATGTGCTGAAAGTTGAGAACGGGTTGACGGTGATGGAAGATACGGTTCGCTTCCTGTCGGCCGGGCCCTCGCTGCTGCTGCCGACGATTCATCGAATGTTTGTCAATCCCAGGGTTCAAGCGATCTTTAACTTTCGACAGCAGTGTCTGCGCGAGTTGTTCCGTTGCCACACTATGTCGCCGGTGACCATCGAGCGAGAGACGAAAGGCCTGGTGTCGAACTAA